In a single window of the Acidaminococcales bacterium genome:
- a CDS encoding spermidine/putrescine ABC transporter substrate-binding protein, protein MKKTLFFALSLLLGAIFLLAGCGAEKPPATKKPAGPQVLNLFGWADYFDPEIIAEFEKQYNCKVNYDVFANNEELLAKMQAGGAQYDIIQPSDYMVAAMIKLGLLDKINFKNTPNLKNITLSFTKPPFDPSGEYTAIYTWGITGIAYNKKYVKQPPSSWADLWKPDYKGRVILLNDGREVLGMALRKNGFSNSTRDRRQLEAAFNDLKKLAPNVLAYDTDNIKQKFIAEEVWIGTMWSGDAVFTQAENPNIEYVTAKENGVIFADTLAIPKNAKNKELAEKFINYLYEPRVSARNFEAIGYIDPNEKAYEFHSKEYRENKIFNDSNAAIKNSEWLTDVGSALTLYDQYWTELKTIR, encoded by the coding sequence ATGAAAAAAACACTTTTTTTCGCGCTGTCTTTGCTCTTGGGCGCCATTTTCCTTCTTGCCGGCTGCGGCGCGGAAAAACCGCCGGCAACAAAAAAACCGGCCGGGCCGCAAGTGCTTAACCTTTTTGGCTGGGCCGATTACTTTGACCCTGAAATAATCGCCGAATTTGAAAAACAATACAACTGCAAAGTCAACTATGACGTTTTCGCCAACAACGAGGAACTATTGGCCAAAATGCAGGCCGGCGGCGCCCAGTACGACATCATACAGCCGTCTGACTATATGGTTGCGGCCATGATTAAACTTGGCCTGTTGGATAAAATCAACTTCAAAAACACGCCCAACCTCAAAAACATCACTTTAAGCTTCACTAAGCCGCCTTTTGATCCCAGCGGCGAATACACCGCTATTTATACTTGGGGGATTACGGGCATCGCCTACAACAAAAAATATGTCAAGCAACCGCCGTCAAGCTGGGCCGATCTTTGGAAGCCCGATTACAAGGGGCGCGTCATTTTGCTCAACGACGGGCGGGAAGTGCTGGGCATGGCGCTCAGGAAAAACGGGTTTTCCAACAGCACGCGCGACCGCCGGCAGCTGGAGGCGGCTTTTAACGACCTGAAAAAACTCGCGCCCAACGTGCTGGCTTACGATACGGACAACATCAAGCAAAAATTCATCGCCGAAGAAGTCTGGATCGGTACCATGTGGTCAGGCGACGCCGTCTTTACCCAAGCGGAAAATCCCAACATCGAATACGTCACGGCCAAAGAAAACGGCGTCATCTTTGCCGATACCCTGGCCATACCCAAAAACGCCAAAAACAAAGAACTGGCGGAAAAATTCATAAACTATCTTTACGAACCCCGGGTAAGCGCCAGGAATTTTGAAGCCATCGGCTATATTGACCCGAACGAGAAAGCCTATGAATTTCATAGCAAAGAATACCGGGAAAACAAAATTTTCAACGACAGCAACGCCGCCATCAAAAACAGCGAGTGGCTGACCGACGTCGGTAGCGCCCTGACCCTTTACGATCAATACTGGACGGAACTGAAAACCATAAGATGA
- a CDS encoding ribosomal-processing cysteine protease Prp, with the protein MIKIKIRRSNGRITACEVTGHAGTDEKGKDIVCAAVSALTETALLGLGRCAGARLEYKVSRRPALLSFALKDAPNDKTDAILETMLLGLTEIAGTYKNSLELAEYRR; encoded by the coding sequence ATGATAAAAATAAAAATCCGGCGCAGCAATGGCCGGATAACGGCCTGCGAAGTTACCGGCCACGCCGGTACGGACGAAAAAGGCAAGGACATTGTTTGCGCGGCCGTGTCCGCGCTTACGGAAACCGCTCTTTTAGGCTTGGGGCGCTGCGCCGGGGCGCGGCTTGAATACAAAGTCAGCCGGCGGCCGGCCTTGTTGTCTTTTGCCTTAAAAGACGCCCCGAACGACAAAACGGACGCTATTTTGGAAACAATGCTTTTGGGCTTGACGGAAATAGCCGGAACATACAAAAACAGCCTGGAACTGGCGGAATATCGGAGGTAA
- the rplU gene encoding 50S ribosomal protein L21, producing the protein MYAIIKTGGKQYKVSEGDAISVEKLEAAEGETVVFDQVLFCADDSGVKIGQPLLEGASVKAKVLEQGKDKKILVFKYKAKSNYRRRQGHRQLFTKIEIEKIEA; encoded by the coding sequence ATGTACGCGATTATCAAAACAGGCGGCAAACAATACAAAGTCAGCGAAGGCGACGCCATTTCGGTGGAAAAACTGGAAGCCGCCGAAGGCGAAACTGTCGTCTTCGACCAAGTGCTTTTCTGCGCGGACGATTCAGGGGTCAAGATCGGCCAGCCTTTATTGGAAGGGGCAAGCGTCAAGGCGAAAGTGCTGGAACAAGGCAAAGACAAGAAAATACTTGTTTTCAAATATAAGGCCAAATCCAATTATCGCCGTCGCCAAGGGCACAGGCAGCTTTTTACCAAAATCGAAATCGAAAAAATTGAGGCTTGA
- a CDS encoding HD domain-containing protein, with translation MLTKELIEKIYDAANSQRWKDHLHPHQGFTELDKQAHKMVIAYVLAKYEERRKNAVNWRALIEGGLFEFLHRTVVTDIKPPVYYELMRGNGREIDGWVTGRLEPALRSLGGGFFDAFKAYFAEPKCLAREKRILKAAHYLATNWEFRIIYRMNRGVVIGIEDTRREILSQIKDYGDLAGVQKLSGSGKIQKFIALAGQLRFQKRWAQSPRIPETSVMGHMLIVAIFGYFCAHALGASDERIVNDYLCGLFHDLPEVLTRDIISPVKRSATEIEDKIKKIESGYMREKIFPLLPASWHGELRYFTENEFDTRYVKDGAPQKLEGEFVIPPEYDRGGLKPVDGVILKCCDNLAALIEAVLSYKHGVFSDHLYTAVCNITKSISGRGADADAKIAAAGIDFHKLIAEFSLIEEIKKNHQARFHCLE, from the coding sequence ATGCTGACCAAAGAGCTGATTGAGAAGATTTACGATGCGGCCAATTCCCAACGCTGGAAAGATCACCTGCACCCGCACCAAGGATTTACGGAGTTGGACAAACAGGCGCACAAGATGGTCATCGCCTATGTTCTGGCCAAATATGAGGAACGCCGGAAAAACGCCGTCAACTGGCGCGCCCTGATCGAAGGCGGGCTGTTTGAGTTCTTGCACCGCACGGTCGTTACCGATATAAAGCCGCCTGTCTATTATGAATTAATGCGCGGGAACGGACGGGAGATCGACGGGTGGGTGACCGGCCGGCTTGAACCGGCGCTCCGCAGCTTGGGCGGCGGCTTCTTTGACGCTTTCAAAGCTTATTTCGCCGAGCCAAAATGCCTGGCCCGTGAAAAACGCATACTGAAAGCCGCCCATTACCTTGCCACCAATTGGGAGTTTCGCATCATCTACCGCATGAACAGGGGCGTGGTGATCGGCATTGAAGATACGCGCAGGGAGATTTTATCGCAGATAAAGGACTATGGCGATCTTGCCGGCGTACAGAAACTGTCCGGCAGCGGCAAAATACAAAAGTTCATTGCCCTGGCCGGGCAATTGCGCTTTCAAAAACGCTGGGCGCAGTCGCCGCGCATACCGGAAACTTCCGTCATGGGGCACATGCTGATCGTCGCTATCTTTGGCTATTTTTGCGCCCACGCGCTCGGCGCCTCCGACGAGCGGATCGTAAACGACTATCTGTGCGGCCTCTTCCATGATCTGCCCGAAGTGCTGACGCGCGACATCATCTCGCCGGTCAAACGCTCGGCCACCGAAATTGAGGACAAAATCAAAAAAATTGAAAGCGGGTACATGCGGGAAAAAATATTCCCCCTCTTGCCGGCATCCTGGCACGGCGAATTAAGATATTTCACCGAAAATGAATTTGACACGCGCTACGTCAAAGACGGCGCGCCGCAAAAACTGGAAGGGGAGTTCGTCATACCGCCGGAATATGACCGCGGCGGGCTGAAGCCGGTGGACGGGGTTATATTGAAATGCTGCGACAACCTGGCGGCGCTCATTGAGGCCGTATTGTCCTACAAACACGGCGTTTTTTCCGATCATTTGTACACGGCCGTATGCAACATAACCAAAAGCATTTCCGGCCGGGGCGCGGACGCCGACGCAAAAATAGCCGCCGCCGGCATTGATTTTCACAAACTGATCGCTGAATTTTCCCTGATCGAAGAAATAAAGAAAAACCACCAAGCCCGCTTTCATTGTCTGGAATGA
- a CDS encoding DNA internalization-related competence protein ComEC/Rec2 has translation MNPKKLFFVGGALFALAVYLAQAFAVPSYFAFGLSACGAAMALSGLFKNAAARFLCYGGSMLFFFASGLLIGTNANAPAPDSVFYLAGRTGVITGSVVPGTWRAGRAGYAAFLLQSASFHAQGATGAQSGNLRITLRRVPEGARLKAGDIVSIGGEIRPLSGFANPGGIDTVAYERRRDVYGRVSADYEDIAVAENETSLAARAEGWLGGLKDAAGKILPPSDRAIIFGMLFGGQEGIDGEIIQDFSTTGLIHILSVSGAHVAMIAGFVGWLLGRCRLNRKKAAPFVIAAIWFYALLSSFSIPVIRSAAMGTAVLVGRLFGRKADSGAILAFVLLLSLIYEPRWIFSISLQLSFLAAAGIIYIYPPLKAKLDVLPEMPAAALALTLSAQIATLPFLANYFYQISLVAFLANILILPLLEGCLVAAFFALPFLYILPPVGSLVFIAAGLLLGIALRLAEFIAAFPFAALSVPYLPPLLWSCYYLALLSAFDWLPGGFTKRGRLIICGGALCAVLIGFLWRSDTGGRLAVHFMDVGQGDAALVITPRKRAILIDAGGRGFSGGYDAGERVVLPYLKYYGLKELQLLILSHGHDDHAGGAAAVAKSLPVREIWLPAGQVSDDVERLLKNSAHSKKVVMAEGTATIIDDAKIKVIYAPDSLYAARKKTAETSAVIKLSYQGRDFLFTGDITAATEREIAPLAGQISVLKVAHHGSGASSDPLFIGTLNPELSVISVGGGNRYGHPSYETLERLSRQGCATLRTDFNGAVLVEVTNGALKWHTYKQNPEHF, from the coding sequence ATGAACCCGAAAAAATTATTTTTCGTCGGCGGGGCGCTTTTTGCGCTGGCGGTTTATCTTGCCCAGGCCTTTGCCGTACCTTCATATTTTGCTTTCGGCCTTTCGGCCTGTGGCGCGGCCATGGCACTTAGCGGCTTGTTTAAGAATGCGGCGGCGCGTTTTTTGTGCTATGGCGGGTCTATGCTTTTCTTTTTTGCTTCTGGCCTTTTAATCGGAACGAACGCCAATGCGCCCGCTCCAGACAGTGTTTTTTATCTTGCCGGGCGTACCGGCGTGATCACCGGCAGCGTAGTCCCGGGCACCTGGCGGGCGGGCAGGGCTGGCTACGCCGCCTTCCTGCTCCAAAGCGCGTCTTTTCACGCGCAAGGGGCAACCGGCGCCCAAAGCGGCAATTTGCGCATAACCTTGCGCCGCGTGCCGGAAGGGGCAAGGCTGAAAGCCGGCGACATTGTCAGCATCGGCGGGGAAATAAGGCCGCTTTCGGGGTTTGCCAACCCGGGCGGCATCGATACGGTCGCCTACGAACGGCGGCGGGACGTTTACGGGCGCGTATCCGCAGACTACGAAGACATAGCGGTGGCCGAAAACGAAACCAGCCTGGCCGCCAGGGCAGAGGGCTGGCTCGGCGGACTGAAAGACGCGGCGGGCAAAATACTGCCGCCTTCGGACAGGGCGATCATCTTTGGGATGCTCTTTGGCGGGCAGGAAGGAATAGACGGAGAGATTATCCAGGATTTTTCCACCACCGGCCTCATCCATATATTGTCCGTTTCCGGCGCGCACGTCGCTATGATCGCGGGCTTTGTCGGCTGGTTGTTGGGCAGATGCCGGCTGAACCGCAAAAAAGCCGCCCCTTTCGTCATTGCCGCCATTTGGTTTTACGCCCTTTTGTCGTCCTTCTCCATACCGGTGATACGTTCCGCCGCTATGGGCACGGCTGTCCTCGTAGGGCGACTGTTCGGCCGCAAAGCCGACAGCGGCGCGATTTTGGCCTTTGTGCTGCTGCTTTCGCTTATCTATGAACCGCGCTGGATTTTTTCAATAAGTTTGCAACTGTCTTTTTTGGCGGCGGCGGGCATTATCTATATCTACCCGCCGCTGAAGGCCAAGCTGGACGTTTTGCCGGAAATGCCGGCGGCCGCTCTGGCGCTGACTTTGTCGGCGCAAATCGCAACTTTGCCTTTTCTCGCCAACTATTTTTATCAAATTTCTTTAGTCGCTTTTTTAGCCAACATCTTAATTTTGCCCCTTTTGGAAGGCTGCCTGGTCGCTGCTTTTTTCGCCCTGCCTTTTCTTTACATCCTGCCTCCGGTCGGCAGTTTAGTTTTTATAGCGGCCGGGCTGCTTTTGGGGATCGCGCTGCGGCTGGCCGAATTTATCGCCGCTTTCCCTTTCGCGGCGCTGTCCGTGCCGTATCTGCCGCCCTTGCTCTGGAGTTGTTACTATCTGGCGCTATTGTCCGCCTTTGACTGGCTGCCGGGCGGTTTTACAAAGCGCGGACGGCTGATTATATGCGGCGGCGCCCTTTGCGCCGTGCTGATAGGTTTTCTCTGGCGCTCCGATACCGGCGGGCGGCTGGCCGTACACTTTATGGACGTTGGGCAAGGGGACGCCGCGCTGGTCATAACGCCCCGGAAGCGGGCAATCTTGATCGACGCGGGCGGGCGCGGGTTTTCCGGCGGCTACGACGCGGGGGAACGGGTCGTGCTGCCCTACCTTAAATACTATGGGCTAAAAGAATTGCAGCTTCTTATCTTGTCGCACGGCCATGACGATCACGCGGGCGGCGCGGCGGCGGTAGCGAAAAGCCTGCCGGTGCGGGAAATATGGCTTCCCGCCGGCCAAGTTTCGGACGATGTGGAAAGATTGCTCAAAAACAGCGCGCACAGCAAAAAAGTCGTAATGGCTGAAGGCACGGCAACAATAATCGACGATGCCAAAATAAAAGTCATATACGCGCCGGACAGCCTTTATGCCGCGCGCAAAAAAACCGCCGAAACCTCGGCGGTAATAAAGCTGTCTTACCAAGGGCGGGATTTTTTGTTCACCGGCGATATAACGGCCGCAACCGAACGGGAAATAGCGCCCCTGGCCGGGCAAATATCCGTGCTGAAGGTGGCGCACCACGGTTCCGGCGCCTCCAGCGACCCTTTGTTCATCGGAACGCTTAATCCGGAACTGTCGGTCATTTCCGTCGGCGGCGGCAATCGGTACGGGCACCCTTCTTACGAAACGCTCGAGAGGCTCTCCCGGCAGGGCTGCGCCACCTTGCGCACCGATTTTAACGGCGCCGTGCTGGTCGAGGTAACAAACGGCGCCTTAAAGTGGCACACTTACAAACAAAACCCCGAACATTTCTGA
- a CDS encoding DUF1343 domain-containing protein, producing MRKNLPRIFLILFMLAVSPPAFVAGGKGQPPPVKTGLERIDEFAGLFAGKRIGLITNATGVDKDLNDSAKILAGKMNLTAIFSPEHGYLGQAAAGGAVGAYFDGRLGVPVYSLYGAVKKPTAQMLENVDMLVFDIQDIGVRNYTYLSTMVYAMQACAEEKKQFAVLDRPNPLGGKMEGPVLKAGFESFVGLYPIPFRHGLTPGEAALFYNGEFAIGVDLFVVPLSGWTREMYFEETGLPWVMTSPNIPTLDSVIGYAATGAFAGLGVTNGVGTTRPFEFVGAPWIDPYRLARLGNQENLPGVIFRPVAFTPAFGGYAGKTCYGVQLHFTDKKKAAAVETGVRLFYILRRMAGVDKIDAGGTARLDKNLGENSVWDNLPLEELLVRWREECAAFSVKAQPYLLYEWGGGRGHADQRAD from the coding sequence ATGCGTAAAAATCTGCCGCGTATTTTTCTCATATTGTTTATGCTGGCGGTTTCGCCGCCGGCTTTCGTCGCCGGAGGGAAAGGCCAGCCGCCGCCGGTAAAAACCGGCCTGGAAAGGATCGACGAATTTGCCGGCCTGTTCGCCGGCAAGCGCATAGGGCTTATCACCAACGCGACCGGGGTGGACAAGGACCTGAACGACAGCGCGAAAATTTTGGCCGGCAAAATGAATTTGACGGCGATCTTTTCGCCCGAGCACGGCTATCTTGGGCAGGCGGCGGCCGGCGGCGCAGTCGGTGCTTATTTTGACGGGCGCTTGGGCGTGCCGGTATATAGCCTGTACGGCGCGGTGAAAAAACCCACGGCGCAGATGCTGGAAAATGTCGATATGCTGGTTTTTGACATACAGGACATAGGCGTGCGCAATTATACCTATCTTTCGACTATGGTTTACGCCATGCAGGCCTGCGCCGAAGAAAAAAAACAGTTTGCCGTGCTCGACCGGCCCAATCCCCTTGGCGGCAAAATGGAAGGGCCGGTGCTTAAAGCGGGGTTTGAGTCTTTTGTCGGGCTTTACCCCATACCTTTCCGGCACGGGCTGACGCCGGGGGAAGCGGCGCTTTTTTATAACGGCGAGTTCGCCATAGGCGTCGATCTTTTTGTAGTCCCCCTTTCCGGCTGGACGCGCGAAATGTATTTTGAAGAAACCGGCCTTCCCTGGGTCATGACCTCGCCGAACATACCGACGCTCGACAGCGTGATAGGTTACGCCGCCACCGGCGCTTTTGCCGGACTGGGCGTTACAAACGGAGTGGGGACGACCAGGCCGTTTGAGTTTGTCGGCGCGCCTTGGATAGACCCTTACCGGCTGGCTCGTCTTGGCAACCAGGAGAACCTGCCCGGCGTCATCTTCCGGCCGGTGGCTTTTACGCCCGCTTTCGGCGGTTACGCCGGCAAAACCTGTTATGGCGTCCAATTGCATTTTACGGACAAAAAAAAAGCGGCCGCGGTGGAAACCGGCGTAAGGCTGTTTTACATCCTGCGCCGGATGGCGGGGGTGGACAAAATAGACGCAGGCGGCACTGCCCGGCTGGATAAAAACCTCGGCGAAAATTCGGTTTGGGACAATCTGCCGCTGGAAGAGCTGCTTGTCAGATGGCGCGAAGAATGCGCGGCTTTTTCCGTGAAGGCGCAACCCTATCTTTTGTATGAATGGGGCGGAGGGCGTGGACATGCTGACCAAAGAGCTGATTGA
- a CDS encoding ABC transporter permease: MKRGQLMAVPALGWLALFFAVPLMIVVVISFLGRTPYGQLLFYFTVENYRRFFEPLYLNILFSTFGTAVAVTFITFLLGYPLAYAIARARRGWQKTGLLLVMIPFWINFLIRSYAWVIILRSQGVVNSLLLSAGLIESPLPLLYNDGAVLLGLVYAMIPFMVLPAYVSIEQLDQRLLEAASDLGASPLRSFFKITLPLTLPGIAAGSILVFISTLGMFVIPDIMGGAKSPLIGNLIQNQFLSARNWPFGSALSILLAFLSMLLIFLYYRALGIRKGGGLL; this comes from the coding sequence ATGAAGCGCGGCCAATTAATGGCGGTGCCGGCGCTCGGCTGGCTTGCCTTGTTTTTTGCGGTGCCGCTCATGATCGTTGTCGTCATTTCTTTTTTGGGCCGCACGCCTTACGGCCAGTTGCTGTTTTATTTTACGGTTGAAAATTACCGGCGCTTTTTTGAACCTCTTTACCTTAACATACTTTTTTCTACCTTTGGCACGGCGGTTGCCGTTACCTTCATCACTTTCCTGCTAGGCTACCCCCTTGCCTACGCGATCGCCCGCGCCCGGCGCGGCTGGCAGAAAACCGGCTTGCTGCTGGTCATGATCCCTTTCTGGATCAATTTTCTCATCCGTTCCTACGCCTGGGTAATTATCCTGCGCTCGCAGGGCGTGGTCAACTCCTTGCTCCTAAGTGCCGGGCTGATTGAAAGCCCCCTGCCCCTATTGTATAACGACGGCGCGGTGCTGCTTGGGCTTGTTTACGCCATGATCCCCTTCATGGTGCTGCCGGCCTACGTATCCATAGAACAACTTGACCAGCGCCTTTTGGAGGCGGCGTCCGACCTTGGCGCGTCCCCCCTGAGATCTTTTTTCAAAATAACCCTGCCCCTTACCCTGCCCGGCATCGCGGCCGGATCCATACTTGTTTTCATCTCTACCCTCGGCATGTTCGTCATACCGGACATAATGGGCGGCGCCAAATCGCCGCTTATCGGCAACCTGATACAAAACCAGTTCCTGAGCGCGCGCAATTGGCCTTTCGGCTCGGCGCTTTCCATCCTGCTGGCCTTTTTGTCAATGCTGCTTATCTTTCTTTATTATAGGGCGCTCGGCATAAGGAAAGGGGGCGGCCTGCTATGA
- the holA gene encoding DNA polymerase III subunit delta: MEAEEFLRRLDAAVPPLTLLIGGEHFYVEKIRQKIRAKWLGGEAEKDIAVLPSEPAAQKFSLLLSGSSFFSARSLIEVRQSRLLSTAKQVSDAEAGAYLAMFKTIPEHCRIVIQSEKADARLKFYKAASAVGQVVECALLDPSKKGDLGKLKNWLARTAAEYGSRWESDALSFITDGLSLLQEVSLAQLAREIEKMPLYAGDRKSWSRQDAETIFSDLTGLSGFVLIRALADRDAVKALAILRETTARGVYLPKTLGLVALQLRRLLAVKSILEKDGGREGVITEAGIKPYFADEIIGQCQKMPKAKIKKALAGISAMAREIPFGGRGAAHLEEIIADFCR, encoded by the coding sequence ATGGAAGCGGAAGAATTCCTGCGGCGCCTTGACGCCGCTGTGCCGCCGCTGACGCTGCTGATAGGCGGCGAACACTTTTATGTCGAAAAAATACGGCAAAAAATCAGGGCAAAATGGCTGGGCGGCGAGGCGGAAAAAGACATTGCCGTCTTGCCGTCCGAACCGGCGGCGCAGAAATTTTCGCTGCTTTTGTCCGGCAGTTCCTTTTTCAGCGCGCGCTCTCTGATCGAAGTGCGGCAAAGCAGGCTTTTGTCCACGGCAAAGCAAGTTTCCGACGCGGAGGCCGGCGCGTACCTGGCGATGTTCAAAACCATACCTGAACACTGCCGGATAGTAATTCAAAGCGAAAAGGCCGACGCCAGGCTAAAATTTTACAAAGCGGCCAGCGCCGTGGGCCAGGTTGTGGAATGTGCGCTCCTTGATCCAAGCAAAAAAGGTGACCTTGGCAAACTGAAAAACTGGCTGGCGCGGACGGCGGCCGAATACGGCAGCCGCTGGGAAAGCGATGCGCTCTCTTTTATAACGGACGGCCTGTCCCTGCTGCAGGAAGTATCCCTCGCCCAATTGGCGCGGGAAATCGAAAAAATGCCCCTTTACGCCGGCGACAGAAAAAGTTGGAGCAGGCAGGACGCGGAAACCATCTTCTCCGATCTGACGGGCTTGTCCGGCTTTGTGCTCATCCGCGCCCTTGCGGACAGGGACGCCGTCAAAGCGCTTGCCATACTGCGCGAAACAACCGCTCGCGGCGTATATTTGCCGAAAACGTTGGGGCTTGTCGCTTTGCAATTGCGCCGGCTGCTGGCGGTCAAAAGCATTCTGGAAAAAGACGGCGGGCGGGAGGGCGTCATAACCGAAGCCGGCATAAAGCCGTACTTCGCCGATGAAATCATAGGGCAATGCCAAAAAATGCCCAAAGCCAAAATCAAAAAAGCGCTGGCGGGAATTTCCGCCATGGCGCGGGAGATACCTTTCGGCGGCCGAGGAGCCGCGCATCTGGAAGAAATCATCGCGGATTTTTGCCGCTGA
- a CDS encoding ABC transporter ATP-binding protein — protein MISIRGLQKKFDDTVVIPHLDLTINNGEFLTLLGPSGCGKTTLLRMLAGLETPTQGEIYIDSRNVTKLPPYKRNVNMIFQHYALFPHMTVEENIRFGLNMKRVPAAEQKKLVDQVVYLTQLDEFRARRPQQLSGGQQQRVAIARALVNSPKVLLLDEPLGALDYQLRKNLQLELKNLQKGLGITFVYVTHDQEEALTMSDRIVVMNKGAVEQDSSPDTLYHRPESTFVATFIGEVNIFESASGKIAMRPEKINLAEAGAALPCCPPEAGPCPAPRYFGTIVDVVFYGTIDKIFILIDNSRQIVTAYQYFDDKRKWRAEERVGLWWRPQDEVRLQR, from the coding sequence ATGATCAGCATCAGGGGGCTGCAAAAAAAATTTGACGATACCGTCGTCATCCCCCACCTTGACCTTACCATAAACAACGGGGAATTCCTTACCCTGCTCGGCCCGTCCGGCTGCGGCAAGACTACTTTGCTGCGTATGCTTGCCGGGCTGGAAACGCCCACGCAGGGCGAAATATACATCGACAGCCGGAACGTGACGAAACTGCCGCCCTACAAGCGCAATGTCAACATGATTTTTCAGCACTACGCGCTTTTTCCGCACATGACGGTGGAAGAAAACATCCGTTTCGGGCTCAACATGAAAAGGGTGCCGGCCGCCGAGCAAAAAAAGCTCGTCGATCAGGTGGTGTACCTTACCCAGCTTGACGAATTTCGCGCCCGCCGCCCACAGCAATTGTCCGGCGGGCAGCAGCAGCGGGTGGCTATCGCGCGCGCGCTGGTGAACAGCCCCAAGGTCCTGCTTCTGGACGAGCCTTTGGGCGCGCTTGATTATCAACTGCGCAAAAATTTGCAGCTGGAATTGAAAAATCTGCAAAAAGGGCTGGGCATAACTTTTGTTTACGTAACGCACGATCAAGAAGAAGCCCTGACCATGTCCGACCGGATAGTAGTCATGAACAAAGGGGCGGTGGAGCAAGATTCCAGCCCCGATACGCTTTATCACCGGCCGGAGTCCACTTTCGTCGCGACTTTTATCGGCGAAGTGAACATATTTGAAAGCGCAAGCGGCAAGATCGCCATGCGCCCGGAAAAGATAAATCTTGCCGAAGCCGGGGCAGCTTTGCCTTGCTGCCCGCCGGAGGCCGGCCCCTGCCCGGCCCCTCGTTATTTCGGCACAATCGTGGACGTGGTTTTTTACGGAACTATCGACAAGATATTCATACTCATAGACAACAGCCGCCAAATCGTTACCGCGTACCAATATTTTGACGACAAAAGAAAATGGCGGGCAGAAGAAAGGGTCGGCCTGTGGTGGCGCCCCCAGGACGAAGTGAGGCTACAGCGATGA
- a CDS encoding cupin domain-containing protein — protein MQNIFEYSRKNGGEMAEELFRLKEGRITRIISTGQKSAPGFWYEEEEDEWVIVLAGKGEIEWPDGRRKLLETGDWLLLPAREKHRVAYTSACPPCVWLAVYGKEIEHA, from the coding sequence TTGCAAAATATTTTTGAATATTCCCGGAAAAATGGCGGCGAGATGGCCGAAGAACTTTTCCGGCTGAAAGAAGGGCGGATAACGAGGATAATATCCACAGGGCAAAAATCCGCCCCGGGTTTTTGGTATGAGGAGGAGGAAGACGAATGGGTGATTGTCCTTGCGGGCAAGGGCGAAATAGAATGGCCGGACGGGCGCAGGAAACTTTTGGAAACGGGAGACTGGCTGCTTCTTCCGGCGCGGGAAAAACACCGCGTGGCTTACACTTCCGCTTGCCCGCCCTGCGTTTGGCTGGCCGTTTATGGAAAGGAAATTGAACATGCGTAA
- a CDS encoding ABC transporter permease, translating into MNRRAGKLLAAYALAVIAVLYLPIFLLAAYSFNSSRINAAWTGFTLNWYLSLFKNVRVLEALRNSLIIAGATTVVSTVLGTMAAISLSRYRFKHKAAINNLLYLPILIPEIVMGLSLLVMFSQLKIPLGKNTLVISHITFCISFVIITVGARLEGMRADLEEAAQDLYATPWQTFRYITLPLAMPGIVAGALMAFTLSIDDFVISFFVAGPESTTLPLYIYAMVKRGVSPEINALSTIMIAATVALILLGQFIRQRAENKNEQGKDDLTK; encoded by the coding sequence ATGAACCGGCGCGCGGGAAAGCTTTTGGCCGCTTACGCGCTGGCGGTTATTGCCGTTTTGTATTTGCCGATCTTTCTTTTGGCCGCCTATTCTTTTAATTCGTCGCGCATAAACGCTGCTTGGACCGGTTTTACCCTGAACTGGTACCTGTCGCTTTTCAAGAACGTCCGCGTACTGGAGGCTTTGCGCAACAGCCTTATCATCGCCGGCGCAACCACCGTTGTCTCCACCGTACTAGGGACGATGGCGGCGATCAGCCTAAGCCGTTACCGGTTCAAGCACAAAGCGGCCATCAACAATCTCCTGTACCTGCCGATACTCATCCCCGAAATAGTCATGGGGCTGTCTTTGCTGGTCATGTTCTCGCAGCTTAAAATTCCGCTGGGGAAAAACACGTTGGTCATTTCGCACATAACATTTTGCATCTCTTTTGTCATAATAACGGTTGGCGCAAGGCTGGAAGGGATGCGCGCGGATCTTGAGGAGGCGGCGCAGGATCTTTACGCGACGCCTTGGCAAACCTTCCGCTACATCACTTTGCCGCTGGCTATGCCCGGCATAGTCGCCGGCGCGCTCATGGCCTTTACCCTGTCGATTGACGACTTTGTCATCAGTTTTTTCGTCGCCGGCCCTGAGTCGACCACCCTGCCCCTTTACATATACGCCATGGTCAAACGCGGCGTAAGCCCGGAGATCAACGCTTTGTCCACCATCATGATCGCGGCGACCGTGGCGCTTATCTTGCTCGGCCAATTTATCCGGCAGCGAGCTGAAAATAAAAACGAACAAGGAAAGGACGATCTGACAAAATGA